One segment of Chthonomonas sp. DNA contains the following:
- a CDS encoding tetratricopeptide repeat protein: MRTISKWVLGGLMAMVLMAPALAQSSPEITKRVIEATAIYKEGKVDEALARFQDLQKDAPENADVLSWLGFIYLRKDMAGDAVPVLEKALAIRGNDLEIRNNLGNAYVATGQDDKALEQYSEIAKLNTRLYEPHYNIGGIHLRKQNYAQAVDAYKKALELNKNDGFVYNNLGLAYEGVGDYAEAANCYGKAVDLRPDSVLFNRNAGFANMRLNRPKSAITYLEKASAGETDAATSLALSQAYAAEGRADDAKRTLEAVEAALGDSSTYWYNVGVLRTRTGDIDGAKVAYEKAIAMNDADADSLNNYALLLYRNGEYAAALPVFERLVALDPANGQNQLNVAACALKSGDLDKAMGIWRGFLHKTPKRDDIRLDFASALWKKGDYEGARYHYVEVTKSQPNNVRALNGVGLYQYQMDKLDDASKTFQRILSLDSSFLPAYNNLAVTYERQNRMAQAIALLEKALAIDPNFEDAKRNLERMKK; encoded by the coding sequence ATGAGAACAATTTCTAAGTGGGTACTCGGTGGGTTGATGGCGATGGTGCTGATGGCGCCTGCGCTCGCCCAGTCATCTCCTGAAATCACGAAGCGAGTCATCGAAGCGACGGCCATCTACAAAGAAGGCAAAGTTGATGAAGCGCTGGCGCGATTCCAGGACTTACAAAAGGATGCCCCGGAGAACGCAGATGTGCTCTCGTGGCTCGGCTTCATCTACCTGCGAAAGGATATGGCTGGCGATGCCGTCCCGGTGCTTGAGAAGGCACTGGCGATCCGAGGAAACGATCTCGAAATTCGAAACAACCTGGGTAACGCCTATGTCGCCACCGGCCAGGATGACAAAGCTCTTGAGCAGTACAGCGAGATCGCGAAGCTCAACACTCGACTTTACGAGCCGCACTACAATATCGGCGGTATCCACCTGCGAAAGCAGAACTATGCACAAGCCGTTGATGCCTATAAGAAGGCGCTAGAGCTCAACAAAAACGACGGATTCGTCTACAACAATTTGGGGTTGGCGTACGAAGGCGTGGGTGACTATGCCGAGGCGGCAAACTGCTACGGCAAGGCGGTCGACCTGCGACCCGATTCGGTGCTTTTCAACCGAAACGCTGGCTTCGCGAACATGCGATTGAACCGGCCGAAGTCGGCCATTACGTACCTTGAGAAGGCAAGTGCCGGCGAAACGGATGCGGCAACTTCGCTCGCGCTCTCGCAGGCTTACGCTGCCGAGGGCCGCGCCGACGACGCAAAGCGAACCCTGGAGGCGGTTGAAGCAGCCCTCGGAGACTCTTCGACCTACTGGTACAACGTGGGCGTCCTGCGCACGCGCACTGGCGATATCGACGGCGCAAAGGTCGCGTACGAGAAGGCCATCGCGATGAACGATGCCGATGCCGACTCGCTGAATAACTATGCGTTGTTGCTCTATCGCAATGGTGAGTACGCAGCAGCCCTGCCAGTTTTCGAGCGACTCGTGGCGCTGGACCCTGCCAATGGTCAAAATCAGCTGAACGTCGCCGCCTGCGCGCTCAAGTCGGGAGACTTGGACAAGGCAATGGGTATCTGGCGCGGGTTCCTGCACAAGACCCCCAAGCGAGACGACATCCGCTTGGATTTCGCTTCGGCGCTGTGGAAGAAGGGCGACTATGAAGGAGCCCGGTACCACTACGTCGAAGTCACGAAGTCTCAGCCGAACAACGTCCGCGCGCTCAACGGCGTGGGCCTTTACCAGTACCAGATGGACAAACTGGACGACGCCTCGAAGACGTTCCAGCGCATTCTGAGCCTGGATTCGAGCTTCTTGCCCGCTTACAATAACCTCGCGGTGACCTACGAGCGGCAGAACAGAATGGCTCAGGCCATTGCTCTGCTAGAAAAAGCACTCGCAATTGATCCAAACTTTGAAGACGCCAAGAGAAATCTTGAGCGAATGAAAAAGTAG
- the purL gene encoding phosphoribosylformylglycinamidine synthase subunit PurL: MAAVAPDAHRSMGLNDTEHALICNLLGRSPTLTELGMFAVMWSEHCGYKYSRPILSYFSGYKKALEGDGLENAGIVDIGDGIGITMKVESHNHPSAVEPYQGAATGVGGIIRDIFTMGARPIASLNSLRFGPITPGSAPDEVVKRNQYLFKRVVAGIGGYGNCVGVPTVAGEVFFHPRYSGNPLVNAMSVGVVPVNQIATAKAAGIGNPVIYLGSATGKDGIHGATFASDALDEDGADKRPNVQIGDPFAEKQLIEATLEALETGAVIAIQDMGAAGITCSTTEMASKGGVGMHIELARVPAREAGMSAYELMLSESQERMLAVAKKGRQDEVLAIFRKWGLKAEVIGTVTEGPFVEIFYHGELVAQVNPKHLTDECPTYSTAIEVPEYHRSAQEFDATGLAELPLSDSLLKLMGSPNLASKRWVYQQYDTQVQTQTALPPGTADAAVLALRGSKRGISLKIDGNARQTYFDPYVGGLLAVCEAARNVACTGARPRAATDGLNFGNPQLGHVYWQFERAVRGIADACEALGTPVLSGNVSFYNESNLGEVLPTPLIGMLGVLEDANRRIGSALPTRRADLMLVSTPLDEMRHDALGASEYLATVHGIEDGLPVAPNLAGELSLIDFLVRAAEGSLLEAAHDVSEGGVAVALAEMAIPNTVGIIASLKGEPFEFSNRKDARWFGETPGRAVIAVRAENASAVADLAGLVGVRLSHLGKARPEEPRFELDEVKLNLEDLRLVFQRSIPQTMGIMES, translated from the coding sequence ATGGCCGCCGTTGCTCCCGATGCACACCGTTCCATGGGTTTGAATGATACCGAGCATGCACTCATCTGCAATCTGCTAGGGCGTTCACCCACCCTCACCGAGCTTGGAATGTTCGCGGTGATGTGGAGCGAGCATTGTGGCTACAAGTACAGTCGACCGATTTTGTCGTACTTCAGCGGTTACAAGAAGGCGCTGGAAGGGGATGGCCTTGAGAATGCCGGGATCGTCGACATTGGGGACGGCATCGGCATCACGATGAAGGTGGAGTCCCATAATCATCCGAGCGCGGTAGAACCTTACCAAGGAGCGGCAACGGGTGTCGGGGGCATCATACGAGACATTTTCACGATGGGCGCGCGCCCCATCGCCTCACTGAACTCGCTTCGCTTCGGACCGATCACTCCCGGCTCGGCTCCCGATGAGGTTGTGAAGCGCAATCAGTATCTTTTCAAAAGAGTCGTGGCTGGAATAGGCGGCTACGGGAACTGCGTGGGAGTGCCAACCGTTGCAGGCGAGGTCTTCTTCCACCCTCGCTACAGTGGCAATCCGCTCGTCAATGCAATGAGTGTAGGGGTGGTCCCAGTGAACCAGATCGCCACAGCCAAAGCGGCGGGGATCGGCAACCCAGTGATCTACCTCGGGTCTGCGACGGGCAAGGACGGTATCCACGGTGCGACCTTCGCAAGCGATGCGCTCGATGAAGACGGCGCGGACAAGCGACCGAACGTGCAGATTGGCGATCCGTTTGCGGAGAAGCAGCTCATCGAGGCGACCTTGGAGGCACTCGAGACCGGAGCAGTGATCGCAATCCAAGACATGGGCGCAGCAGGCATCACGTGCAGCACGACGGAGATGGCGAGCAAGGGCGGAGTGGGGATGCACATCGAGCTGGCCCGGGTGCCAGCGCGGGAGGCGGGCATGTCTGCCTACGAACTCATGCTCAGCGAGAGTCAGGAGCGGATGCTTGCCGTCGCAAAGAAGGGACGTCAAGATGAAGTCCTTGCCATTTTCCGGAAGTGGGGTCTGAAAGCCGAGGTTATTGGCACGGTCACCGAGGGACCGTTCGTCGAGATCTTCTACCACGGAGAGCTTGTGGCGCAGGTGAACCCGAAGCATCTGACCGACGAGTGCCCCACCTATTCGACCGCCATCGAGGTTCCGGAGTATCACCGAAGCGCGCAAGAGTTCGACGCAACCGGGTTGGCGGAACTGCCACTTAGCGATTCGCTCTTAAAGCTAATGGGCTCGCCCAACCTGGCGAGCAAGCGCTGGGTGTACCAGCAGTACGATACGCAAGTCCAAACCCAGACGGCACTCCCGCCGGGAACGGCCGATGCGGCGGTACTGGCGCTTCGTGGATCCAAGCGGGGCATTAGTCTCAAGATCGACGGCAACGCGCGCCAGACATACTTCGATCCGTACGTGGGCGGGTTGCTTGCGGTGTGCGAGGCTGCCCGGAACGTTGCTTGTACGGGGGCGCGGCCACGCGCGGCGACCGATGGCCTGAACTTCGGTAACCCCCAGCTCGGGCATGTGTACTGGCAGTTTGAGCGCGCGGTGCGTGGGATCGCCGATGCTTGCGAAGCGCTCGGTACCCCTGTGTTGAGTGGAAATGTCAGCTTCTACAACGAGAGCAATCTTGGGGAGGTCCTTCCGACTCCGCTGATCGGCATGCTGGGCGTGCTCGAAGACGCCAATCGCCGAATAGGATCGGCCTTGCCGACGCGCAGGGCCGACTTGATGCTAGTCTCTACACCGCTCGATGAGATGCGACACGACGCCCTGGGGGCGAGCGAGTACTTAGCCACTGTCCATGGGATTGAGGACGGACTTCCGGTCGCACCCAATCTTGCGGGAGAATTGTCGCTCATCGATTTCCTAGTCCGTGCGGCCGAAGGATCGCTTCTGGAGGCGGCGCACGATGTCAGCGAGGGCGGCGTGGCGGTGGCGCTTGCAGAGATGGCAATTCCGAACACAGTTGGCATCATCGCGAGTCTAAAAGGTGAGCCATTCGAGTTTTCGAACCGAAAAGATGCTAGGTGGTTCGGCGAAACGCCAGGGCGAGCCGTGATTGCAGTCCGCGCTGAGAACGCGAGTGCAGTTGCTGACCTCGCAGGCTTGGTCGGCGTGCGCTTGAGTCACCTAGGTAAAGCGAGACCCGAAGAACCTCGGTTCGAGTTGGATGAAGTGAAGCTGAACCTGGAAGATTTGCGATTGGTATTTCAGCGATCCATTCCGCAAACTATGGGAATAATGGAGTCATAG
- a CDS encoding helix-turn-helix transcriptional regulator: MRPLMLVGRFERPRSGPSLAAGMEWNGEPLSTKHAWQSQGGRGPVHAAKQLPNELMIEIPVSTGIVNRIHFVGIFGLYATTEDEAPGTVGASLIIQGENSAQSLPLVCGTHYLDAHTVGHVHLSSGDGIVLQTIGSCKVEGKAARVDVLSIDLPEPTENPQLRFVDCGTDTSFCIFDVFVEAVPAPGCPFHAASRGVTLDELAAVVRVGDRVRFGMALQQAVRGIEAMSELEEAKGLALTFLSVICAAMLEVHAERQMHRFVLRAARELDALTTPRQICEAMSSMAEELTNDLMKVPDAPTDAAIARALAIIDRNFGKDLSDETIARSLGLSTSHFRFLFKKYTGKPFQRYLMSVRLEKSKKLLVDLDLSVTEVARMVGFSSPAHFSRAFAERFSAAPSLVRATARTKP, encoded by the coding sequence ATGAGACCCCTGATGCTGGTTGGACGCTTCGAGAGACCGCGCTCCGGTCCGAGCCTCGCGGCGGGTATGGAGTGGAACGGAGAACCACTTTCTACGAAGCATGCGTGGCAGAGTCAGGGCGGGCGCGGACCCGTCCACGCCGCGAAGCAGCTGCCCAACGAGTTGATGATCGAAATCCCGGTCTCGACCGGCATTGTTAACCGAATCCACTTCGTGGGGATCTTTGGGCTCTACGCAACGACGGAAGATGAGGCACCTGGAACCGTTGGTGCCAGCCTGATCATCCAAGGCGAAAACTCGGCTCAGAGTTTGCCGCTCGTCTGCGGGACGCACTACTTGGATGCGCACACCGTGGGGCATGTACACCTTTCCTCAGGCGACGGAATCGTTTTGCAGACCATCGGCTCCTGCAAAGTCGAAGGGAAGGCGGCCCGGGTCGATGTCCTGTCGATTGACCTCCCGGAGCCGACCGAGAATCCCCAGCTCAGGTTCGTGGACTGTGGCACCGATACGAGTTTCTGCATCTTCGATGTCTTCGTAGAGGCCGTTCCCGCACCCGGGTGTCCGTTTCATGCCGCCAGTCGCGGTGTGACGCTGGATGAGCTCGCGGCCGTCGTCCGCGTCGGCGACCGCGTGCGGTTTGGGATGGCGCTGCAACAGGCGGTCCGTGGGATCGAAGCGATGTCCGAATTGGAAGAGGCGAAAGGGCTTGCGCTCACGTTCCTTTCGGTGATCTGCGCGGCGATGCTAGAGGTGCATGCCGAACGGCAAATGCACCGGTTCGTTCTCCGTGCGGCCCGCGAACTCGACGCGCTTACGACTCCGCGTCAGATTTGCGAAGCGATGAGCAGCATGGCTGAAGAACTGACCAACGACTTGATGAAAGTTCCGGATGCACCGACCGATGCGGCCATCGCGCGCGCGCTCGCCATCATTGATAGAAATTTCGGCAAGGACCTGAGCGACGAGACCATTGCGCGATCGCTGGGCCTGAGCACTTCACACTTCCGATTCCTTTTCAAGAAGTACACCGGCAAACCGTTCCAGCGCTATCTCATGTCTGTTCGGCTGGAGAAGTCCAAGAAACTGTTGGTGGACCTCGACTTGTCGGTCACGGAAGTCGCGCGCATGGTTGGATTCTCCAGCCCCGCCCACTTTAGCCGAGCATTTGCCGAGCGGTTTAGCGCTGCGCCATCCCTCGTTCGAGCTACTGCGCGCACGAAGCCATGA
- a CDS encoding peptide ABC transporter substrate-binding protein produces MVRKIVWLLAVSALLLAGCSGGSGGQGFSKRTAAGKEQVLRYPIVTSPSTLDPHAVEDGDTIDLLQQVFESLTVWGEDNQVKPGLAESWTIENNGSTYVFKLRANAKFHNGRSVTAEDVKWSLERACNPALASPVAGTYLSDIVGVADRLAGKSDTISGVVVRDPATVAISLLRPIPFFPAKLTYLTAAVLPKESVPANTVMKSTTDMVGTGPYKAKSYSTDQLFVLEANPDYYLGAPKIARIERPIIKDAATRLLKYKNGELDLVQLERGDVSGLQSDAKFKDQLQFFDRAAIWYMGMAGNAYPPFKNRDVRRAFAMAVDREQIVKETLGGINQLANGILPPAVTGARAQAAVLPFDPTAAKALLAKAGYPDPAKIPPIEFNYRDSRPDVRLVAENLAAQLQKNLGMKTNLRSMEWGAYLQKKDRGELQLYHMRWGADYLDPENFLTLLLTTNGPENKMGYSNPEVDKLCAEADVMPLGPERDAKYARAEDLILQDAPWMPIYFQRDAELIAPRVKGMRHSLFGHLPHTTVTLE; encoded by the coding sequence ATGGTGCGAAAGATTGTTTGGCTTCTGGCGGTAAGCGCGCTTCTCTTGGCAGGCTGCTCGGGTGGTTCCGGAGGGCAGGGATTTTCGAAGCGCACTGCCGCGGGCAAGGAGCAGGTGCTGCGGTATCCCATCGTCACCAGCCCATCGACGCTTGATCCCCATGCGGTCGAAGATGGTGATACGATCGACCTCCTGCAGCAGGTCTTTGAGAGTTTGACCGTTTGGGGAGAAGACAACCAAGTCAAGCCTGGTCTCGCGGAGAGCTGGACGATCGAGAACAACGGCAGCACGTACGTGTTTAAGCTCCGAGCGAACGCCAAATTCCATAACGGACGCAGCGTGACCGCCGAAGACGTGAAGTGGAGTCTCGAGCGCGCCTGCAATCCAGCGCTGGCTTCTCCGGTCGCGGGTACCTACTTGAGCGACATCGTCGGGGTCGCAGACCGCCTCGCAGGCAAGAGCGACACCATCAGCGGCGTGGTTGTGCGTGACCCAGCGACCGTTGCTATCTCGCTCCTCCGCCCGATTCCATTCTTTCCTGCGAAGCTGACTTACCTCACCGCGGCCGTCTTGCCAAAGGAATCTGTGCCCGCAAACACGGTGATGAAGAGCACCACGGACATGGTCGGGACTGGCCCTTACAAGGCGAAGTCGTACTCCACTGACCAGCTTTTCGTCCTGGAAGCTAACCCTGACTACTACCTAGGTGCCCCGAAGATCGCGCGAATTGAGCGACCGATTATCAAGGACGCCGCGACACGCCTGCTCAAATACAAAAACGGTGAGCTCGACCTTGTCCAGTTGGAGCGTGGCGACGTCAGTGGTCTGCAGTCGGACGCGAAGTTCAAAGATCAGCTGCAGTTCTTCGACCGAGCCGCGATCTGGTACATGGGCATGGCTGGCAACGCCTATCCGCCGTTCAAGAACCGAGACGTCCGGCGCGCCTTCGCAATGGCGGTTGATCGCGAGCAGATTGTGAAGGAGACGCTGGGCGGCATCAACCAACTTGCAAACGGGATCCTGCCGCCAGCCGTTACTGGTGCGCGCGCCCAAGCTGCGGTCTTACCATTCGATCCGACCGCGGCAAAGGCGCTCCTGGCCAAGGCCGGATACCCCGACCCCGCGAAGATACCCCCGATCGAGTTCAACTATCGGGACTCGCGACCCGATGTCCGGCTGGTCGCAGAGAACTTGGCTGCCCAGCTTCAGAAGAACTTGGGTATGAAAACGAATCTGCGCAGCATGGAGTGGGGTGCGTACTTGCAGAAGAAGGATCGTGGCGAACTCCAGCTCTATCATATGCGGTGGGGCGCAGACTATCTCGATCCCGAAAACTTCTTGACCCTCTTGCTCACAACGAACGGCCCGGAGAACAAGATGGGCTACAGCAACCCGGAAGTGGACAAGCTCTGCGCGGAAGCTGACGTCATGCCGCTGGGGCCGGAACGGGATGCCAAATACGCCCGGGCGGAGGACCTGATCCTTCAAGATGCGCCGTGGATGCCGATCTACTTCCAGCGCGATGCAGAACTTATTGCACCGCGAGTCAAGGGGATGCGCCATTCGCTGTTCGGCCACCTTCCGCACACCACCGTCACTCTGGAGTAG
- the recO gene encoding DNA repair protein RecO codes for MAKESNALALVLRRGDSGESDRRLSLLTREQGRQDVVARGARKPGSRLAGVSEPLVLAEFHLAAGPRVTYVTQAQPRSAFRGLRTDYDRLVLALALAELYAAFTLGGHSHESEFDLLIESLNRIETHEDPLVAALWSFLQALEIEGVLPSFRVCTETGTPNTLTPAWVSPTAGGIIPATSAPSYRDAFTADDLVLVGLERLAEQPEPPSRMRRREESLRVLVPFLRHHAHGDLPALQAAIVSNIS; via the coding sequence GTGGCTAAAGAAAGCAACGCTCTGGCGCTGGTCCTACGTCGTGGCGATAGCGGCGAATCGGACCGGCGCCTTTCACTTTTGACCCGGGAGCAGGGAAGACAAGATGTCGTGGCGCGCGGGGCACGCAAGCCCGGTTCGCGGCTCGCAGGAGTCTCAGAGCCGCTCGTCCTTGCAGAATTTCATCTGGCTGCCGGACCTCGGGTGACCTATGTCACTCAGGCGCAACCTCGTTCCGCGTTTCGCGGACTGCGCACGGACTACGACCGACTTGTACTCGCCCTCGCTCTTGCCGAACTCTACGCCGCCTTCACCCTGGGCGGCCACTCCCACGAGAGCGAGTTTGATCTGCTGATTGAATCGCTCAATCGGATTGAGACCCACGAGGACCCGCTCGTGGCGGCCCTCTGGTCGTTCCTCCAGGCGCTCGAAATCGAAGGCGTGTTGCCTTCGTTCCGAGTGTGCACCGAGACGGGAACCCCCAACACCCTGACTCCGGCATGGGTGAGTCCCACGGCAGGTGGGATCATCCCAGCCACCTCTGCGCCAAGTTACCGGGACGCTTTCACCGCCGACGATCTTGTCCTGGTCGGTTTAGAACGCTTGGCAGAGCAACCCGAGCCACCCAGTCGCATGAGACGTCGCGAAGAGTCTCTGAGGGTGCTGGTGCCGTTCCTTCGACACCACGCGCATGGAGACTTGCCCGCGCTTCAGGCCGCAATCGTATCAAACATCAGCTGA
- a CDS encoding ribose-phosphate pyrophosphokinase, translating to MEGMKLFSGNAHRELGRRVADYLNIEIGRITSTKFSDGEIRIQVEESARGNDVFIIQPTCEPVNDSLMELLIMLDAFRRASARNITVVVPYYGYARQDKKIKPREPVTARLVADLITVAGANRVVCIDLHAEQIQGFFDVPVDHLYAGPLLGQYFVNELAGQDNVMVVSPDVAGVSRARSLAEMLKCPIGIIAKRRPEPNKVDIVEVIGDVAGKKCVMIDDMIDTGGSVVQGAEALLKRGATDVVVSCTHAVLSGNASQRLQDSVISQVVCTDTIPIPAAKQFPKLTVLPCAPLIGEAIRRIHLNESVSTLFKEWR from the coding sequence ATGGAGGGGATGAAACTTTTCTCTGGTAACGCCCATCGTGAGCTAGGCCGCCGGGTCGCCGATTACCTAAACATTGAGATTGGGCGAATCACCAGTACCAAGTTCAGTGATGGGGAGATCCGCATCCAGGTTGAAGAGAGTGCGCGTGGCAACGATGTGTTCATCATCCAGCCCACCTGCGAGCCAGTGAACGATTCGCTCATGGAGCTGCTCATCATGCTCGATGCGTTCCGGCGTGCGAGCGCGCGCAATATTACGGTGGTGGTGCCTTACTACGGCTACGCGCGGCAAGACAAGAAGATCAAGCCCCGTGAGCCCGTGACAGCTCGGCTTGTGGCGGACCTGATCACGGTCGCGGGCGCAAACCGAGTTGTCTGCATCGACCTCCATGCTGAGCAGATCCAGGGTTTCTTCGATGTCCCCGTCGATCACCTTTACGCGGGGCCGTTGCTTGGACAGTACTTCGTGAATGAGCTTGCGGGCCAGGACAATGTGATGGTTGTTTCGCCCGATGTCGCGGGTGTCAGCCGTGCTCGGTCGTTGGCAGAAATGCTTAAGTGCCCCATCGGCATCATCGCCAAGCGCCGCCCGGAGCCGAATAAGGTCGATATCGTCGAAGTCATTGGTGACGTCGCGGGCAAGAAGTGCGTGATGATCGATGACATGATCGACACCGGTGGCTCGGTCGTCCAAGGCGCAGAGGCGCTGCTGAAGCGAGGAGCAACGGACGTCGTGGTGAGTTGCACACATGCCGTGCTCAGTGGCAATGCCTCGCAGCGACTCCAGGATAGTGTGATCAGCCAGGTGGTTTGCACTGACACGATTCCGATCCCGGCCGCGAAACAGTTTCCCAAACTCACGGTTCTACCGTGTGCACCACTCATCGGGGAGGCCATTCGGCGGATCCATCTCAATGAGTCGGTCAGCACGTTGTTCAAAGAATGGCGCTAG